One Microbacterium trichothecenolyticum DNA window includes the following coding sequences:
- a CDS encoding helix-turn-helix transcriptional regulator, with product MAAPSALRDDATLVSHAVAELARRTHFPVAFGGLEHDGAVHVSTIVGARTRSIEGLVVHPTRGLGGRALVERRPRMTLDYRTARSITHDYDRAILGEGIATLFAVPVLVAGAARGVLYCGSWAQSQVGEVEARPAFDVAGELGTELRVRAEVERRLASVPAPDSGMSPVAREEIRESYAQLRSIAASVGDDDVRRRLEDLEARLAALTGDAPARPADAEVHLSRREIDVLACAAVGSTNGEIAASLGLRETTVKSYLASAMSKLDASTRHAAVTRARRAGLLP from the coding sequence GTGGCAGCACCGTCCGCTCTTCGAGACGATGCGACCCTCGTGTCGCACGCCGTGGCCGAGCTCGCTCGGCGCACCCACTTCCCCGTCGCCTTCGGCGGTCTCGAGCACGACGGCGCCGTGCACGTCTCGACCATCGTCGGCGCCCGCACCCGCAGCATCGAAGGACTCGTCGTGCACCCGACGCGCGGCCTCGGAGGACGCGCCCTCGTGGAGCGTCGGCCCCGCATGACGCTCGACTACCGCACCGCCCGCTCGATCACGCACGACTACGACCGCGCCATCCTCGGCGAAGGCATCGCGACCCTGTTCGCGGTCCCCGTGCTCGTCGCGGGCGCGGCGCGCGGCGTGCTCTACTGCGGCTCGTGGGCACAGTCGCAGGTCGGCGAGGTCGAGGCGCGTCCGGCGTTCGACGTGGCCGGCGAACTCGGCACCGAACTGCGCGTCCGCGCCGAGGTGGAGCGCCGGCTGGCCAGCGTTCCCGCCCCTGACAGTGGCATGAGCCCCGTTGCGCGGGAGGAGATCCGCGAGAGCTACGCCCAACTGCGCAGTATCGCCGCGAGCGTGGGCGACGACGACGTGCGCCGCCGACTGGAGGATCTCGAAGCTCGCCTCGCCGCCCTCACCGGTGACGCCCCCGCCCGCCCCGCCGACGCCGAAGTACACCTGTCGCGACGCGAGATCGATGTGCTCGCCTGCGCAGCCGTGGGCTCGACGAACGGGGAGATCGCGGCATCCCTCGGTCTGCGCGAGACGACGGTGAAGTCCTATCTCGCCTCGGCGATGTCGAAGCTCGATGCCTCGACGAGGCACGCCGCCGTGACGCGGGCGAGGCGCGCGGGGCTGCTGCCCTGA
- a CDS encoding DUF485 domain-containing protein, whose translation MTDSRIDPAPTGGVDYIAVEESAPFRELKRRQRRFVFPLAAAFLVWYFVYVLLSSFAPAFMAQPVSGAITVGLLFGLGQFVTTFAITMGYVAYANRRLDPVAEQLRDELEAAERGAA comes from the coding sequence ATGACGGACAGCAGGATCGACCCCGCCCCCACCGGCGGCGTCGACTACATCGCAGTGGAGGAGTCCGCCCCGTTCCGGGAGCTGAAGAGACGGCAGCGCCGCTTCGTCTTCCCGCTCGCCGCGGCGTTCCTCGTCTGGTACTTCGTCTACGTGCTGCTGTCGTCGTTCGCCCCGGCGTTCATGGCGCAGCCGGTGTCGGGCGCCATCACCGTCGGGCTGCTGTTCGGGCTCGGCCAGTTCGTGACGACGTTCGCGATCACGATGGGCTACGTCGCCTACGCCAACCGACGCCTCGACCCCGTCGCCGAGCAGCTGCGCGACGAACTCGAAGCCGCGGAACGGGGCGCGGCATGA
- a CDS encoding solute symporter family protein has protein sequence MNDVFAGVAAAVETVENNPVLNISIFGAFVAVTLFIVIRASRNSKTAADYYAAGRSFTGPQNGFAIAGDYLSAASFLGIVGAIAINGYDGFLYSIGFLVAWLVALLLVAELMRNTGKFTMADVLSFRLKERPVRMAAAITTLAVCFFYLLAQMAGAGGLVSLLLGITERVGQSIVVAVVGILMIVYVLIGGMKGTTWVQIVKAFLLIGGAVVMTVWVLAINGFNLNTLLESAVAASPKGDAVLAPGLQYGKSPWDFISLALALVLGTAGLPHVLMRFYTVPTAKEARRSVVWAIWLIGLFYILTLVLGYGAGALVGSETILAAPGGVNAAAPLLALALGGPLLLGFISAVAFATILAVVAGLTITAAASFAHDIYANVVKKGDVPPDGEVKVAHRTVIVIGVLAIVGGIGVQGQNVAFLVALAFAVAASANLPTILFSLFWRRFTTRGAVWSMYGGLGSALVLILMSPVFWGTPTSVFANTGVAIWPLNNPGVVSIPLGFFLGWLGSVTSRTAEDRRKAAEMDVRSLTGFGAEKASNH, from the coding sequence ATGAACGACGTCTTCGCCGGCGTGGCCGCGGCGGTCGAGACCGTCGAGAACAACCCCGTGCTGAACATCTCGATCTTCGGCGCCTTCGTCGCCGTGACGCTGTTCATCGTCATCCGCGCCAGCCGCAACAGCAAGACCGCCGCCGACTACTACGCCGCCGGACGCTCGTTCACCGGGCCGCAGAACGGTTTCGCCATCGCCGGCGACTACCTGTCGGCGGCGTCGTTCCTCGGCATCGTCGGCGCCATCGCCATCAACGGTTACGACGGCTTCCTGTACTCGATCGGCTTCCTCGTGGCGTGGCTCGTCGCTCTGCTGCTGGTCGCCGAGCTGATGCGCAACACGGGCAAGTTCACGATGGCCGACGTGCTGTCGTTCCGCCTGAAGGAGCGTCCGGTGCGCATGGCGGCAGCCATCACGACGCTCGCCGTGTGCTTCTTCTACCTGCTCGCGCAGATGGCCGGCGCTGGCGGCCTGGTGTCGCTGCTGCTGGGCATCACCGAGCGCGTGGGCCAGTCGATCGTCGTCGCCGTGGTCGGCATCCTGATGATCGTCTACGTGCTCATCGGTGGGATGAAGGGCACGACCTGGGTGCAGATCGTCAAGGCGTTCCTGCTCATCGGCGGGGCGGTCGTGATGACGGTGTGGGTGCTCGCCATCAACGGTTTCAACCTGAACACCCTGCTCGAAAGCGCCGTCGCGGCGTCGCCGAAGGGCGACGCGGTGCTCGCGCCGGGGCTGCAGTACGGAAAGAGCCCGTGGGACTTCATCTCGCTCGCCCTGGCCCTCGTGCTCGGCACGGCCGGTCTGCCCCACGTGCTCATGCGCTTCTACACGGTGCCGACCGCGAAGGAGGCGCGTCGGTCGGTGGTCTGGGCGATCTGGCTGATCGGCCTGTTCTACATCCTCACTCTCGTGCTCGGGTACGGTGCGGGTGCGCTCGTGGGTTCCGAGACGATCCTCGCCGCCCCGGGTGGCGTCAACGCCGCGGCTCCACTGCTCGCCCTGGCGTTGGGCGGGCCGTTGCTGCTCGGCTTCATCTCGGCGGTCGCGTTCGCCACGATCCTCGCGGTCGTCGCCGGACTCACCATCACCGCGGCGGCGTCGTTCGCGCACGACATCTACGCCAACGTCGTCAAGAAGGGCGATGTGCCGCCCGACGGCGAGGTCAAGGTGGCGCATCGCACGGTCATCGTCATCGGTGTGCTGGCGATCGTCGGCGGTATCGGCGTACAGGGTCAGAACGTGGCGTTCCTCGTCGCGCTCGCGTTCGCCGTCGCGGCGTCCGCGAACCTGCCCACCATTTTGTTCTCGTTGTTCTGGCGCCGCTTCACCACGCGGGGCGCCGTGTGGAGCATGTACGGCGGGCTCGGCTCGGCGTTGGTGCTGATTCTGATGTCGCCGGTGTTCTGGGGCACGCCCACGAGCGTCTTCGCGAACACCGGGGTGGCGATCTGGCCGCTGAACAATCCCGGGGTGGTCTCGATCCCGCTGGGATTCTTCCTCGGCTGGCTCGGCTCGGTCACCTCGCGCACCGCGGAGGACCGCCGTAAGGCCGCCGAGATGGACGTGCGCTCGCTCACGGGTTTCGGCGCCGAGAAGGCATCGAACCACTGA
- a CDS encoding methylated-DNA--[protein]-cysteine S-methyltransferase: protein MNRVTSTEYDGPVGPVLLTFVDDALVRLDVAHDGLEQARADITHRLGVLPEPDPAVGADVVAQLDDYFDGRLRTFDVALDWRFVHGFTRAALEATLEIPYGEVASYGEVAIMAGSPRAARAVGTACATSPFSLVVPVHRVVRADGSIGEYGGHPEVKHYLLSLENRAVAAEALREPA from the coding sequence ATGAACAGAGTCACCAGCACCGAGTACGACGGCCCCGTCGGGCCGGTCCTCCTGACCTTCGTCGACGATGCGCTCGTGCGTCTCGACGTCGCACACGACGGACTCGAACAGGCCCGCGCCGACATCACCCACCGGCTGGGGGTGCTGCCCGAGCCCGATCCCGCGGTCGGCGCCGATGTCGTGGCACAGCTCGACGACTACTTCGACGGCCGTCTGCGCACGTTCGACGTCGCCCTCGACTGGCGGTTCGTGCACGGATTCACGCGCGCCGCTCTCGAGGCGACGCTCGAGATCCCCTACGGGGAGGTGGCATCGTACGGCGAGGTGGCGATCATGGCCGGCTCGCCCCGGGCCGCCCGCGCCGTCGGCACGGCATGCGCGACCAGCCCGTTCTCGCTCGTGGTCCCCGTGCACCGGGTGGTCCGCGCCGACGGGTCGATCGGCGAGTACGGCGGCCACCCCGAGGTGAAGCACTACCTGCTCTCGCTCGAGAACCGCGCCGTCGCCGCAGAAGCCTTGAGAGAGCCTGCCTAG
- a CDS encoding AAA family ATPase produces the protein MIGADGDGAASVDPADLRLSEPGIVVRHVADPERDRIRSEAAALGGRSTLLRFDDARDAGIDITKAHPGSLPQFITGRATMLSNLFRDEVALRTARMAAERITAKNVELRTARGLEPVHLAVGLAGWKIGGVEWSAPVLLRPLAIRRHHGDFELKLHGAFVMNPELARAFRTHLGIQIDSAALAGLAYDQGVFKPQPVIDHIRRLTMHVPTFVVHPRLIISSFADVSSGMVRDTHDLDDTLLNALAGHPDDRARVTVRPADPVVVSPDERAPAADTLLLDADAEQERVLARISAGHSLAVHTLPGTGGTQTVINAIGQLVRDNKRVLVVSARRSTLDGIRHRLAGVGLTGLAVSPHHVRRDLFRAIGRNEKAEQPKVAEIDDALVRLRTVLRDYRTAVTEPHLALGVSALDVLRALTALASQSPAPSTAARFDLATLERLSGRRDAAARALAMAARLGEFRFGPDDSPWYGVSFTRTEDARAAHDLAGKLHAQDVPRLLERGYELIAQTRMRPFQTVSELGAYLKLLQGIRESLDRFSPSVFERPLGELIDAHSPRRDASAMSGPNRRRLKRLSKEYVRPGVHVPDMYEALVRIQQQRTEWQRVVEAGVTPEVPLGLADVHVAWQRTDALLGELDQILGRQGSDRLVTLPVQRLVRTLAGLAAESTFFDNLVERAQLRSELARLGLEQLLVELSVRHVPEERVGAELEFAWWQSALEHLLRTDRALLGANTSVVDRLERDFRLVDEAHAAAAGPLLAAQLATQWRIGIVDHADEAAALKRALKDGLHTAQEISDAAPTLLRTLAPVWLASPYEVPDVPWDLAFDVVIIADAAALCLAEATPALRRARQVVLFGDPVVQKPTPFRVSASIAPAADDADEVPFDHVSVFERVAELFPVETLTRSYRAGGEDLSQLVNDAFYGGEIVSLPWAGSYLGRGSLSVDYVEGGVGAPDPVSGAVESPDAEVARVVTLVVEHAVNRASESLMVVTASRRHAERVRASVVSALAGRSDVAEFVSRDAAEPFSVLTLEESVAESRDRVIFSLGFGLTRHGRVLSDFGDLSTPDGERLLTVGMTRARRSMVIVSSIRPSAFDDGRLEHGAATLMGILGSIAARGRESRLEDLADPLTRALARELRRLGVEVDVDYRGLLPLVARYQGRAVVAESDPETIGESLRETLRLRPQILRRLGWHYVRVHAFDLYSDPAGVAARIAELLGAAPDEGGSPDTTTEPLDLSG, from the coding sequence GTGATCGGTGCCGACGGAGACGGTGCGGCATCCGTCGACCCGGCCGATCTGCGACTGTCCGAACCCGGCATCGTGGTGCGGCACGTCGCCGATCCCGAGCGCGACCGGATCCGCTCCGAGGCTGCGGCCCTGGGCGGGCGCTCGACGCTGCTGCGCTTCGACGACGCCCGCGACGCCGGCATCGACATCACCAAGGCCCACCCCGGATCCCTGCCGCAGTTCATCACCGGCCGCGCGACCATGCTGTCCAACCTCTTCCGCGACGAGGTGGCGCTGCGCACGGCCCGTATGGCGGCCGAGCGCATCACCGCCAAGAACGTCGAACTTCGCACCGCCCGTGGCCTTGAGCCCGTGCATCTGGCCGTGGGGCTCGCGGGCTGGAAGATCGGGGGAGTGGAGTGGTCGGCACCCGTGCTGCTGCGTCCGCTGGCGATCCGCCGCCATCACGGCGACTTCGAGTTGAAGCTGCACGGCGCGTTCGTGATGAACCCCGAGCTCGCCCGCGCATTCCGCACGCATCTCGGCATCCAGATCGACAGTGCCGCCCTCGCCGGCCTCGCCTACGACCAGGGCGTCTTCAAGCCGCAGCCGGTGATCGATCACATCCGGCGCCTCACCATGCACGTGCCCACGTTCGTGGTGCACCCCCGGCTGATCATCTCGTCGTTCGCCGACGTCAGCTCCGGCATGGTGCGCGACACCCACGATCTCGACGACACGCTGCTCAACGCCCTCGCCGGTCACCCCGACGATCGCGCGCGGGTCACGGTCCGCCCCGCCGACCCGGTGGTCGTCAGCCCCGACGAGCGTGCCCCGGCCGCCGACACGCTCCTGCTCGACGCCGACGCCGAGCAGGAGCGCGTGCTCGCGCGCATCTCGGCCGGGCACTCACTGGCGGTGCACACGCTGCCGGGCACCGGTGGCACCCAGACCGTCATCAACGCGATCGGCCAGCTCGTGCGCGACAACAAGCGCGTGCTCGTCGTCAGTGCGCGACGCTCGACGCTCGACGGCATCCGCCACCGTCTCGCCGGGGTGGGCCTGACCGGGCTCGCCGTCTCGCCGCACCACGTGCGCCGCGACCTCTTCCGCGCGATCGGCCGCAACGAGAAGGCCGAGCAGCCCAAGGTGGCCGAGATCGACGATGCCCTCGTGCGCCTTCGCACCGTGCTGCGCGACTACCGCACGGCCGTGACCGAGCCGCACCTGGCGCTGGGGGTCTCGGCGCTCGACGTGCTGCGCGCGCTCACCGCCCTGGCATCCCAGTCGCCGGCTCCCTCCACCGCGGCGCGCTTCGATCTGGCCACGCTCGAGCGTCTCTCGGGCCGCCGCGACGCCGCCGCCCGCGCCCTGGCGATGGCCGCGCGACTGGGGGAGTTCCGTTTCGGTCCCGACGACTCGCCCTGGTACGGCGTGAGCTTCACCCGCACCGAAGACGCGCGCGCCGCCCACGACCTCGCCGGCAAGCTGCACGCGCAAGACGTTCCGCGGCTTCTCGAACGCGGGTACGAGCTGATCGCGCAGACGCGCATGCGGCCGTTCCAGACCGTTTCCGAGCTCGGGGCGTATCTGAAGCTGCTGCAGGGGATCCGCGAGTCGCTCGACCGCTTCAGCCCCAGCGTGTTCGAGCGCCCCCTGGGCGAACTCATCGACGCGCACTCGCCGCGCCGTGACGCCTCGGCGATGAGCGGCCCCAACCGCCGCCGTCTCAAGCGCCTGTCGAAGGAGTACGTGCGCCCGGGCGTGCACGTGCCCGACATGTACGAGGCTCTCGTGCGCATCCAGCAACAGCGCACGGAGTGGCAGCGCGTGGTCGAGGCCGGCGTCACGCCCGAGGTACCACTGGGCCTCGCCGACGTGCACGTCGCCTGGCAGCGCACCGATGCTCTGCTCGGCGAGCTCGATCAGATCCTCGGCCGCCAGGGCTCCGACCGTCTCGTCACCCTGCCGGTGCAGCGCCTGGTGCGCACGCTGGCGGGCCTCGCGGCCGAGTCGACCTTCTTCGACAACCTCGTCGAGCGCGCGCAACTGCGCTCCGAGCTCGCGCGCCTGGGCCTGGAGCAGTTGCTGGTCGAACTCTCGGTGCGTCACGTTCCCGAGGAGCGCGTAGGCGCCGAGCTCGAGTTCGCCTGGTGGCAATCGGCTCTCGAGCACCTGCTGCGCACCGACCGTGCGCTGCTGGGGGCGAACACGAGCGTGGTCGACCGCCTCGAACGCGACTTCCGCCTCGTCGACGAGGCGCACGCCGCGGCGGCGGGGCCTCTCCTCGCCGCGCAACTGGCGACCCAGTGGCGCATCGGCATCGTCGACCACGCCGACGAGGCCGCGGCCCTCAAGCGCGCGTTGAAAGACGGTCTGCACACGGCGCAAGAGATCTCGGATGCCGCGCCCACCCTGCTGCGCACGCTCGCTCCGGTGTGGCTGGCGTCGCCGTACGAGGTGCCCGACGTGCCGTGGGACCTCGCGTTCGATGTCGTCATCATCGCGGATGCGGCAGCGCTCTGCCTCGCCGAGGCGACCCCGGCGCTGCGCCGTGCGCGCCAGGTCGTGCTCTTCGGCGACCCTGTCGTGCAGAAGCCCACCCCCTTCCGCGTGAGCGCGTCGATCGCCCCCGCGGCCGATGACGCCGATGAGGTGCCCTTCGATCACGTCTCGGTCTTCGAGCGCGTCGCGGAGCTCTTCCCCGTCGAGACCCTCACCCGCAGCTACCGCGCCGGAGGCGAAGACCTCTCGCAGCTGGTGAACGACGCGTTCTACGGCGGCGAGATCGTGTCGCTGCCGTGGGCGGGGTCGTACCTGGGACGCGGCAGCCTCAGCGTCGACTACGTCGAGGGCGGTGTGGGTGCGCCCGATCCCGTCAGCGGTGCGGTCGAGAGCCCCGACGCCGAGGTGGCCCGCGTGGTCACGCTCGTCGTCGAGCACGCGGTCAACCGGGCGTCGGAGTCGCTCATGGTCGTCACGGCCAGTCGTCGCCACGCCGAACGCGTGCGGGCGTCGGTGGTGAGCGCGCTGGCGGGCCGGTCCGACGTGGCCGAGTTCGTCTCGCGCGACGCGGCGGAGCCGTTCTCGGTGCTCACCCTCGAGGAGTCCGTGGCCGAGAGCCGCGATCGCGTGATCTTCTCGCTCGGGTTCGGGCTCACCCGTCACGGGCGCGTGCTCAGTGATTTCGGCGACCTGTCGACCCCCGACGGCGAGCGTCTGCTGACGGTGGGCATGACCCGCGCGCGCCGCTCGATGGTCATCGTGTCGTCGATCCGCCCGTCGGCCTTCGACGACGGTCGTCTCGAGCACGGTGCGGCCACCCTGATGGGGATCCTGGGCAGCATCGCCGCCCGCGGCCGTGAGAGCCGCCTCGAAGACCTCGCCGATCCTCTCACCCGTGCCCTCGCGCGCGAACTCCGTCGGCTCGGGGTCGAGGTCGACGTCGACTACCGCGGATTGCTGCCGCTGGTCGCGCGCTACCAGGGCAGGGCCGTGGTCGCCGAGAGCGATCCCGAGACGATCGGGGAGTCCCTGCGCGAGACGCTGCGCCTACGCCCGCAGATCCTGCGCCGCCTCGGCTGGCATTACGTGCGTGTGCACGCGTTCGACCTGTACAGCGACCCCGCCGGCGTGGCCGCGCGCATCGCGGAGTTGCTGGGGGCGGCACCCGATGAGGGCGGGTCGCCCGACACCACGACCGAGCCCCTCGATCTGTCGGGCTGA
- the mscL gene encoding large conductance mechanosensitive channel protein MscL, translating into MIKGFKEFILRGNVIDLAVAVVIGAAFTAVVNAIVSAVINPLIEVFYKPADNGEVGPTITGIYGQQVVFPLGNLLTAIISFFAVAIVVYLVFVYPMNRWKAIAAARAGVGAAATEEPKLPTEQELLVQIRDLLERQNDKA; encoded by the coding sequence ATGATCAAGGGATTCAAGGAGTTCATCCTCCGCGGAAACGTCATCGACCTCGCCGTCGCCGTGGTCATCGGCGCGGCGTTCACGGCCGTCGTCAACGCGATCGTCAGCGCGGTCATCAACCCGCTCATCGAGGTCTTCTACAAGCCCGCCGACAACGGCGAGGTCGGCCCCACCATCACGGGCATCTACGGCCAGCAGGTCGTGTTCCCCCTCGGGAACCTGCTCACCGCGATCATCAGCTTCTTCGCCGTCGCCATCGTGGTGTACCTCGTGTTCGTGTACCCGATGAACCGCTGGAAGGCGATCGCCGCCGCCCGCGCCGGTGTCGGCGCCGCCGCCACCGAGGAGCCGAAGCTGCCGACCGAGCAGGAGCTGCTCGTGCAGATCCGCGACCTGCTGGAGCGGCAGAACGACAAGGCCTGA
- a CDS encoding FmdB family zinc ribbon protein, with product MPTYSYACKQCGHRFDAVQSFSDAALTECPECAGEVRKQYGSIGVTFNGSGFYRTDSRTSSSNGSSSASGGSSSSSSTSSKSETKTSAPSPAS from the coding sequence ATGCCCACGTACTCCTATGCCTGCAAGCAGTGCGGCCACCGCTTCGACGCGGTGCAGTCGTTCTCGGACGCCGCTCTGACCGAGTGCCCCGAATGCGCCGGCGAGGTGCGCAAGCAGTACGGATCCATCGGCGTCACCTTCAACGGATCGGGGTTCTACCGCACCGATTCGCGCACCTCGTCGTCGAACGGCTCGTCGAGCGCAAGCGGTGGCAGCTCCTCGTCTTCTTCGACATCATCGAAGTCGGAAACGAAGACGTCCGCCCCCTCCCCGGCATCCTGA
- the galU gene encoding UTP--glucose-1-phosphate uridylyltransferase GalU — protein MPHKPFKAVIPAAGLGTRFLPATKAMPKEMLPVVDKPAIQYVVEEATGAGIADVLIIIGRNKNNIANHFDSMPELEAKLREKGDSDKLAKVEHSSDLADVHMVRQGEPKGLGHAVLRARSHVGDHPFAVLLGDDLIDERDPLLTKMLEEYDKRGATVIALMEVDPEHIHLYGVAAVEPTDDDGVVKVTKLVEKPKAEDAPSNLAIIGRYVLGPDVFDILERTEPGKGGEIQLTDALEELATGGGEGGGVYGVVFRGRRYDTGDRVDYIKAIVQLASDRDDLGPALRPWFKEFAAGL, from the coding sequence ATGCCTCATAAGCCCTTCAAGGCCGTCATTCCGGCCGCTGGACTCGGTACGCGCTTCCTTCCGGCCACCAAGGCCATGCCCAAAGAGATGCTGCCGGTCGTGGACAAACCGGCCATCCAGTACGTCGTCGAAGAAGCGACGGGTGCCGGTATCGCCGACGTGCTGATCATCATCGGCCGCAACAAGAACAACATCGCCAACCACTTCGACTCGATGCCCGAGCTCGAGGCCAAGCTCCGCGAGAAGGGCGACAGCGACAAGCTCGCCAAGGTCGAGCACTCGTCCGACCTCGCCGACGTGCACATGGTGCGTCAAGGAGAGCCCAAGGGCCTCGGCCACGCCGTTCTGCGCGCCCGCAGCCACGTGGGCGACCACCCCTTCGCCGTCCTGCTCGGCGACGACCTCATCGACGAGCGCGACCCGCTGCTCACCAAGATGTTGGAGGAGTACGACAAGCGGGGCGCCACCGTCATCGCGCTGATGGAGGTCGACCCCGAGCACATCCACCTGTACGGTGTCGCCGCCGTCGAGCCGACGGACGACGACGGCGTGGTGAAGGTCACGAAGCTCGTCGAGAAGCCGAAGGCCGAAGACGCCCCCTCCAATCTCGCGATCATCGGCCGCTACGTGCTCGGCCCCGACGTGTTCGACATCCTCGAGCGCACCGAGCCGGGCAAGGGTGGCGAGATCCAGCTGACCGACGCGCTCGAAGAGCTCGCGACCGGTGGCGGCGAGGGCGGCGGAGTCTACGGCGTCGTCTTCCGTGGCCGTCGTTACGACACCGGTGACCGCGTCGACTACATCAAGGCCATCGTGCAGCTTGCGTCCGACCGTGACGATCTCGGTCCGGCGCTGCGCCCGTGGTTCAAGGAGTTCGCGGCGGGTCTGTGA
- a CDS encoding GNAT family N-acetyltransferase, with translation MDLSVPRRHGEISIRLIRNRDARVLQQQLIDNRSWLRRWEATSPDGPVSFDMRLGIRRLLQQYRDGLGVPFVMAWDDEVAGQLNVWGVARGSLASATIGYWVAEEFAGRNITTVSVAMATDVCFTDLNLHRVEICIRPENNASLRVVEKLGFRYEGLRRRYIHIDGDWRDHYAFALVREEVPHGVLDRWTRGQVPPDAARVPSADRL, from the coding sequence ATGGACCTGTCGGTTCCCCGGCGGCATGGAGAGATCTCGATCCGCCTCATCCGCAACCGCGACGCGCGCGTCCTTCAGCAGCAGCTGATCGACAACCGCTCGTGGTTGCGGCGGTGGGAGGCGACGAGTCCCGACGGACCGGTGTCGTTCGACATGCGCCTCGGCATCCGTCGTCTTCTGCAGCAGTACCGTGACGGCCTCGGCGTCCCCTTCGTGATGGCGTGGGACGACGAGGTCGCCGGGCAGTTGAACGTGTGGGGCGTCGCCCGCGGCTCGCTCGCCTCGGCGACGATCGGGTACTGGGTGGCCGAGGAGTTCGCCGGGCGCAACATCACCACCGTGAGCGTGGCCATGGCCACCGACGTGTGCTTCACCGATCTCAACCTGCACCGTGTCGAGATCTGCATCCGTCCCGAGAACAACGCCAGCCTGCGCGTGGTCGAGAAGCTCGGCTTCCGATACGAGGGTCTGCGCCGGCGGTACATCCACATCGACGGTGACTGGCGCGATCACTACGCCTTCGCCCTCGTGCGCGAAGAGGTTCCCCACGGAGTGCTGGATCGGTGGACGCGGGGTCAGGTGCCGCCGGATGCGGCGCGCGTTCCGTCCGCTGACCGTCTTTGA
- a CDS encoding large exoprotein codes for MGGQVLSGGVIVFVAVALWLVYLLPSWQSKHRFTSAERNAVRLNQALRVLAETAETPREVRLELTTRTAHQQQKLARQIRAQKAQTELAAAKARLEVARLENARDRDVVKEQRAAALELARAERAAAVEVARAERAAALQTARAERAAALERAHAQRAAAVARPELRRARARRRFRLSVTALGSAGLIASSIGTAQVVAGAAPVLLVAGSAVVLASLVLLRRVSVVARRAAVPATVTAAARVAAEVQDVVLTPKPRPTWTPRELPRPLVASTGSRAAAVVDEQLAREALRAAAREEAAREIAAQQAPTPIETARPAAAPAPAAAAPASPYATMGYVDDSEIQEHVQRLLDRRVVGA; via the coding sequence ATGGGTGGCCAGGTGCTGAGCGGTGGGGTGATCGTCTTCGTCGCGGTCGCCCTCTGGTTGGTCTATCTCTTGCCCTCGTGGCAGAGCAAACACCGCTTCACCTCGGCCGAGCGAAATGCCGTGCGCCTCAACCAGGCGTTGCGTGTTCTCGCCGAGACGGCCGAGACGCCCCGCGAGGTCCGTCTCGAGCTGACGACTCGCACCGCCCACCAGCAGCAGAAGCTCGCCCGCCAGATACGGGCGCAGAAGGCTCAGACCGAGCTCGCGGCCGCCAAGGCCCGTCTCGAGGTCGCGCGGCTCGAGAACGCCCGTGACCGCGACGTCGTGAAGGAGCAGCGCGCCGCCGCGCTCGAGCTCGCCCGCGCCGAGCGTGCCGCCGCCGTCGAGGTTGCTCGCGCCGAACGTGCGGCCGCCCTGCAGACGGCCCGTGCCGAACGAGCAGCCGCGCTCGAGCGTGCGCACGCGCAACGCGCCGCTGCCGTCGCTCGGCCCGAACTGCGGCGCGCGCGTGCTCGTCGTCGTTTCCGTCTGTCGGTGACCGCGCTCGGTTCCGCCGGACTCATCGCCTCGAGCATCGGCACCGCGCAGGTCGTTGCGGGAGCGGCGCCGGTTCTGCTCGTCGCCGGTTCCGCGGTGGTGCTGGCTTCGCTCGTCCTTCTGCGCCGCGTGTCGGTCGTCGCGCGGCGCGCCGCCGTACCTGCCACGGTGACCGCTGCCGCGCGCGTTGCGGCCGAGGTGCAGGATGTCGTTCTCACTCCCAAACCGCGCCCCACGTGGACGCCGCGTGAACTGCCGCGCCCGCTCGTGGCCTCGACGGGCTCTCGCGCGGCCGCGGTCGTCGACGAGCAGCTCGCCCGCGAGGCGCTGCGCGCCGCCGCCCGCGAAGAGGCCGCGCGCGAGATCGCCGCGCAGCAGGCGCCCACCCCCATCGAGACGGCGCGGCCCGCGGCCGCTCCCGCTCCCGCTGCCGCCGCCCCCGCGTCGCCGTACGCGACCATGGGGTACGTCGACGACAGTGAGATTCAAGAGCACGTGCAGCGGTTGCTGGATCGCCGCGTCGTCGGCGCTTGA